From the Quercus lobata isolate SW786 chromosome 6, ValleyOak3.0 Primary Assembly, whole genome shotgun sequence genome, one window contains:
- the LOC115994914 gene encoding dirigent protein 19-like, giving the protein MALSLQNRVLTVLLFALLSFKATSSSHHHHHHHHQGLKSLHFSLFQHETINRTGYIIVKGVAGPGVSQTTTPFGTLFAFQDPMTVTANRTSKLVGIAEGTSITSGLDGLRSISIAKITLRLKNHSGSISIVGGTHNIKPSDHPVVGGTGDFLFVQGYVTSSPVNLKGLTVTYKIEFHLYWPPYATHTSS; this is encoded by the coding sequence ATGGCTCTCTCTTTGCAAAACAGAGTCCTTACTGTTCTACTATTTGCTCTCCTTTCATTTAAGGCCACCTCCAgctcccaccaccaccaccaccaccaccaccagggGCTCAAATCCCTCCACTTTTCTCTGTTTCAACATGAAACAATAAACAGAACTGGGTACATCATAGTGAAAGGTGTGGCAGGACCAGGCGTTAGTCAAACCACAACGCCTTTTGGAACCTTATTTGCTTTCCAGGATCCAATGACTGTCACAGCCAACCGAACTTCGAAACTGGTTGGAATTGCAGAGGGAACTTCCATTACTTCTGGCCTGGATGGACTTAGGAGCATCTCCATTGCTAAGATCACTTTACGTTTGAAGAACCACTCAGGTTCAATTTCAATTGTTGGAGGCACACATAACATAAAGCCCTCTGATCATCCAGTTGTGGGAGGCACTGGTGATTTCTTGTTTGTGCAAGGTTATGTTACATCATCTCCGGTCAACCTCAAGGGCTTAACCGTCACCTACAAGATCGAGTTTCACCTGTACTGGCCTCCATATGCTACTCACACTTCATCATAA